TAACGAAGCCAATTTGTACTGATTTCTACCAAAATATTTTCCATCCACTTTAGCGATTTTTTCTTCCTGGATTAATTCTTTTACAACTTTATCGAAATGAATTGGGGCTGGGCCATGGTCGATTTTACGATAGTTCTCCCCAGTAAGATATTTTTCAGTTTCTAAATAGAAATTGAAATCACAGAAATATAATAGCTTGAATAATACAGTTTTTCCAACGTTAGCTCTACTTCCAACTTGATTTATTACATAATGTAAAACTTTTTTTAATTTTTTAATATC
This DNA window, taken from Methanofastidiosum sp., encodes the following:
- a CDS encoding SocA family protein; this translates as DIKKLKKVLHYVINQVGSRANVGKTVLFKLLYFCDFNFYLETEKYLTGENYRKIDHGPAPIHFDKVVKELIQEEKIAKVDGKYFGRNQYKLASLKEPDLKGLSATEIKFIDDTLNEYAHLNAKQIEKLSHKDTPWKATPNKDLIDYNLVFYRDDLLDEDEKDDC